A DNA window from Sporomusaceae bacterium FL31 contains the following coding sequences:
- a CDS encoding ribosomal RNA small subunit methyltransferase B produces the protein MDARQVALKIINDVNANGAYSNIALAKEINRHKLSDQDRRFITELVYGTIKAGETLDWILGHYSSRPLEKMSPIIRDILRMGAYQIFFLSKVPSSAACNQSVELAKKYGHAGTVKFVNAVLRNAARAPEKSEYPNQTENSILYLSLKYFHPKWLVARWVARLGFDAAQALCAANNITPPLSIRTNTIKNSRTELAEQLLQEGVVFDLSSRTPEGLVCREYPALGSLKSLRDGLFQVQDESSMMVAHVLDPQPGEFIIDACGAPGGKSTHIAALMGNVGRVISTDIHEHKLALTLENAQRLGVSIIETKALDAVHLGDLYPLQADRVLVDAPCSGLGVLRRKPDSRWRKTEATLKDLPVLQMAILKSAANCVKPGGVLVYSTCTTELEENQEIINQFLVDRPEFKLQTTGEFLPVKSNEQMVQFWPHTDGVDGFFIARLKRAE, from the coding sequence ATGGATGCTAGGCAAGTGGCTTTAAAGATCATTAATGATGTCAATGCAAATGGTGCATATTCCAATATTGCTTTGGCAAAAGAAATAAACCGACATAAATTGTCAGATCAGGATCGTCGGTTCATCACGGAATTAGTGTATGGAACAATAAAAGCAGGGGAGACATTAGATTGGATACTCGGTCACTATAGTAGCCGGCCGCTTGAGAAGATGTCGCCAATCATTCGTGATATTTTGCGTATGGGTGCTTATCAGATTTTTTTCCTGTCGAAAGTTCCCAGTTCAGCTGCTTGCAATCAGTCGGTTGAATTAGCCAAAAAATATGGACATGCCGGAACGGTTAAGTTTGTCAATGCGGTTTTAAGAAATGCAGCTCGTGCTCCTGAAAAATCAGAATATCCTAATCAGACCGAAAATTCCATCTTATATTTATCTTTAAAATATTTTCATCCCAAGTGGCTGGTTGCCCGATGGGTTGCCCGATTAGGCTTTGATGCTGCTCAAGCATTATGTGCAGCAAATAATATAACGCCGCCGTTGTCAATAAGAACGAATACTATCAAAAATAGTCGTACAGAACTTGCTGAACAATTGCTTCAAGAAGGTGTTGTATTTGATTTATCATCTCGTACACCAGAAGGCTTGGTTTGTCGGGAGTATCCGGCACTGGGAAGTCTAAAATCATTGCGTGATGGCTTGTTTCAGGTTCAGGATGAAAGTTCAATGATGGTTGCCCATGTTCTTGATCCTCAGCCAGGAGAATTTATTATTGACGCATGCGGCGCGCCTGGAGGTAAATCAACGCATATTGCAGCGCTTATGGGCAATGTCGGCAGAGTGATTTCGACTGATATTCATGAACATAAATTAGCATTAACCTTAGAAAACGCTCAGCGCTTAGGTGTCAGTATTATAGAAACTAAAGCATTAGATGCTGTTCATTTAGGTGATTTATATCCTTTGCAAGCCGATAGGGTTCTTGTCGATGCCCCATGTTCTGGCTTGGGAGTTTTACGCCGTAAACCGGATTCACGCTGGCGCAAGACCGAAGCAACACTCAAAGACTTACCAGTGCTGCAAATGGCAATTCTCAAAAGTGCCGCGAATTGCGTTAAACCGGGTGGGGTTTTGGTTTATAGTACATGTACCACTGAGCTTGAAGAAAATCAGGAGATTATCAATCAATTTTTAGTGGACAGGCCGGAGTTTAAGCTTCAGACGACTGGAGAGTTTCTTCCGGTAAAAAGTAATGAACAAATGGTTCAATTTTGGCCTCATACTGACGGTGTTGATGGTTTCTTTATTGCACGTCTCAAACGGGCTGAGTAG
- the rlmN gene encoding putative dual-specificity RNA methyltransferase RlmN: MKTNLFGLFRTELEALVASIGLEKYRSLQILEWMYQRGIYDFEQMTNLPAAKRKLLSDVFSIEAASLKMQQISSDGKTSKYLLGFSDGEAIETVLMRQPYGNSVCVSSQVGCSMGCVFCASTLHGAIRNLMAGEMLAQVLYVNQLLRVEGKSVNNIVIMGSGEPLVNYDHVVNFIRLCHEDYCLNLSYRNITLSTSGVVPAIDRLSQEGLPITLSISLHAPDNSIRSKLMPINHHYSILDVVAAGDRYIKSTGRRVTYEYILIAGLNDQPEHAKQLAELLKGQLCNVNLIPVNNVAERGLHRPTAAKVAEFEQILLACKMNVTVRREMGSDIQAACGQLRNEALKTIH; this comes from the coding sequence ATGAAAACAAATCTATTTGGTCTATTTCGAACAGAGCTGGAAGCGTTAGTTGCTTCAATAGGGCTAGAAAAATATCGGTCTCTGCAAATTCTGGAATGGATGTATCAGCGCGGAATTTATGACTTTGAACAAATGACCAATCTCCCGGCAGCTAAAAGAAAGCTTCTAAGTGATGTTTTTAGCATTGAGGCCGCCAGCTTAAAAATGCAGCAGATTTCTTCAGACGGAAAAACCAGCAAATATTTGCTGGGCTTTAGTGATGGAGAGGCGATTGAAACTGTATTAATGCGCCAGCCCTATGGCAATAGTGTTTGTGTATCCAGTCAAGTAGGGTGTAGCATGGGGTGCGTATTTTGTGCTTCAACTTTACATGGAGCTATTCGTAATCTTATGGCAGGTGAAATGTTGGCTCAAGTGTTATATGTGAATCAACTTCTGCGTGTTGAAGGCAAGTCTGTTAATAATATTGTGATTATGGGATCAGGGGAACCACTGGTTAATTATGATCATGTAGTGAATTTTATTCGCTTATGCCACGAAGATTATTGTTTAAATCTCAGTTATCGAAATATAACATTATCTACATCAGGTGTTGTTCCTGCAATTGATCGACTTAGTCAAGAAGGGCTGCCGATTACTTTATCAATCTCCCTTCATGCTCCTGATAATAGTATTCGATCAAAATTGATGCCAATCAATCATCACTATTCAATTTTAGATGTTGTGGCTGCGGGAGATCGTTATATTAAGAGCACTGGCCGGCGTGTCACCTATGAATACATCTTAATAGCGGGGCTCAATGATCAGCCTGAGCATGCAAAACAATTGGCTGAATTACTAAAAGGTCAGTTATGCAATGTGAATCTGATACCCGTTAATAACGTTGCTGAACGTGGCCTGCATAGACCTACAGCAGCGAAGGTTGCTGAGTTTGAACAGATATTATTGGCATGCAAAATGAATGTCACAGTCAGAAGGGAAATGGGTTCAGACATTCAAGCTGCATGTGGACAATTAAGAAATGAAGCATTAAAAACCATACATTAA
- a CDS encoding phosphopeptide-binding protein: protein MAIFDYNGNMAYNILYDSSEVCSMTFVRNLENIFEKYIEGFFNKKFSSGLQPVEIAKQLVKEMNSQRSVGISQVYVPNAYSVFLKKDDYERIAPYGSVIRDELSQYLIEEATRKSYTIIGEPIVDIFMEDELGKELFRISSSFTEPLPCEKINEVIECSSSDTRVFEKMCFASMPIMDKQHFGKVQIVEGLDKGMKFEVGSKRINIGRRESNELPLTDMNTSRLHAYIIYEEGNHVLHDAKSLNGTYVNGHRITRKILCSGDRIKVGNTIILYEVN, encoded by the coding sequence ATGGCGATTTTTGACTATAATGGGAATATGGCTTATAATATTCTATATGATTCCAGTGAGGTGTGCAGCATGACTTTTGTCCGGAACTTGGAAAACATATTTGAGAAGTATATTGAAGGTTTTTTTAATAAAAAATTCTCAAGTGGGTTACAGCCAGTTGAAATAGCAAAACAATTAGTAAAAGAAATGAATAGTCAGCGATCGGTGGGAATTTCACAGGTTTATGTTCCTAACGCGTATTCAGTATTCTTGAAAAAAGATGATTATGAGCGAATTGCGCCTTATGGAAGTGTAATTCGTGATGAGTTATCGCAATATTTAATAGAAGAAGCAACTCGTAAGAGCTATACGATTATTGGCGAGCCAATTGTCGATATTTTCATGGAAGATGAATTAGGTAAGGAACTATTCCGTATTAGCAGTTCCTTTACGGAACCGTTGCCGTGTGAAAAGATAAATGAAGTAATCGAATGTTCGTCTTCGGATACACGAGTTTTTGAAAAGATGTGTTTTGCTTCAATGCCTATTATGGACAAACAACATTTTGGCAAAGTTCAAATTGTTGAAGGTCTTGATAAGGGCATGAAATTCGAAGTAGGCAGTAAGCGGATTAATATTGGCAGACGAGAAAGTAATGAGTTGCCGCTTACCGATATGAATACTTCCCGATTACATGCCTATATCATTTATGAAGAGGGCAATCATGTTTTACATGATGCAAAGAGTTTGAATGGCACCTATGTGAATGGGCATCGGATAACTAGAAAGATTCTTTGCTCAGGGGATCGGATCAAGGTAGGAAACACCATCATTTTATATGAGGTGAATTAA
- a CDS encoding phosphopeptide-binding protein: MPIKVLLPTLLSIILQYSMVVLIYYFLFRVIKVLHSDLKLIRQSDSAQKLNTYAGVYGSSAKLIVIDNGNITLNSSIYSVDESLSIGRNRSNDIVIDDAFVSHDHACITKYKHDYWLTDLKSTNRTYLNGQLVLDEVALNKGDIIKIGAVTFKFER, translated from the coding sequence TTGCCAATTAAAGTGTTGCTGCCAACGCTGCTTAGCATTATTTTGCAGTATAGTATGGTTGTACTTATCTATTATTTTCTGTTTCGGGTGATTAAAGTCTTGCATTCAGACTTAAAACTGATTCGGCAATCTGATAGTGCGCAAAAACTAAACACCTATGCAGGCGTGTATGGAAGCTCTGCTAAACTAATCGTGATAGATAATGGAAACATAACATTAAACAGTTCCATCTATTCAGTCGATGAATCATTATCAATTGGACGGAATAGATCGAACGATATTGTAATTGATGATGCGTTTGTTTCACATGATCATGCTTGTATAACAAAATATAAGCATGATTATTGGCTAACAGATTTAAAAAGCACCAATAGAACTTATCTCAATGGACAGCTTGTTTTGGATGAAGTTGCGTTAAATAAAGGGGATATCATAAAGATTGGCGCGGTTACTTTTAAATTTGAGAGGTGA